The Girardinichthys multiradiatus isolate DD_20200921_A chromosome 6, DD_fGirMul_XY1, whole genome shotgun sequence genome window below encodes:
- the cldn1 gene encoding claudin-1, whose amino-acid sequence MANAGVQLLGFTLAFFGFIGTIASTVMVEWKASSYTGDNIITAQALYEGLWKSCASQSTGQIQCKIYDSLLQLPGIVQGTRGLMIGSILLSFISMIVAVVGMKCTTCMSEQPAQKDKVALAGGVIFMIAGLLALVGTSWYGHRIAQDFYNPHTPTNSRFEFGSAMYVGWGAACLCLIGGGFLCCNCSGNSSSRKAPRYPPSNTATGKDYV is encoded by the exons ATGGCAAATGCCGGAGTACAGCTTCTTGGTTTCACGCTGGCCTTCTTTGGCTTCATTGGAACAATAGCATCCACAGTTATGGTGGAGTGGAAAGCTTCATCGTACACAGGAGACAACATTATCACAGCTCAGGCGCTGTATGAGGGTCTGTGGAAAAGCTGTGCGTCACAGAGCACCGGGCAGATTCAGTGTAAAATCTACGATTCACTCCTTCAGCTACCAG GGATTGTACAGGGAACTCGGGGGCTCATGATAGGCTCCATCTTGCTCTCCTTCATTTCCATGATTGTGGCGGTGGTGGGAATGAAGTGCACCACCTGTATGTCAGAACAACCCGCGCAGAAGGATAAGGTGGCTCTGGCTGGAGGGGTTATCTTCATGATAGCTG GTCTTCTTGCTCTGGTTGGAACATCCTGGTATGGCCACAGAATAGCCCAGGACTTCTACAACCCACACACTCCCACCAATTCCAG GTTTGAATTCGGGTCTGCCATGTACGTCGGATGGGGAGCGGCTTGTCTGTGCCTTATAGGCGGGGGCTTCCTCTGCTGCAACTGTTCAGGGAACAGCAGCTCCAGAAAAGCCCCGCGCTACCCACCATCCAACACTGCAACTGGCAAGGACTACGTCTAG